From the Ctenopharyngodon idella isolate HZGC_01 chromosome 3, HZGC01, whole genome shotgun sequence genome, one window contains:
- the LOC127510053 gene encoding DNA-directed RNA polymerases I, II, and III subunit RPABC2, which produces MSDNEDNFDDGDFDDVEDEEPLDDLENVEDEDQENVQILPAGEGQQANQKRITTPYMTKYERARVLGTRALQIAMCAPVMVELEGETDPLQIAMKELKSRKIPIIIRRYLPDGSYEDWGCDELIITD; this is translated from the exons ATGTCTGACAACGAAGACAA TTTTGATGATGGAGATTTTGATGATGTTGAAGATGAAGAGCCTCTGGATGATCTGGAGAATGTGGAGGAT GAGGATCAGGAGAACGTCCAGATCCTGCCGGCGGGTGAAGGACAGCAGGCCAATCAGAAGAGAATCACCACTCCTTACATGACCAAATACGAGCGCGCGCGAGTGCTGGGGACGCGAGCGCTGCAGATCGC GATGTGTGCGCCAGTGATGGTGGAGCTGGAAGGAGAGACGGATCCGCTGCAGATCGCCATGAAAGAGCTCAA GAGCAGGAAGATCCCCATCATCATCCGCCGGTATCTTCCAGACGGCAGTTATGAGGACTGGGGCTGTGACGAGCTCATCATTACTGACTGA